The Xylocopa sonorina isolate GNS202 chromosome 10, iyXylSono1_principal, whole genome shotgun sequence genome contains the following window.
GAACGAGATTTTGTACATTTGTTTAGATACCAGTGCTTGGTGTAGGCACAATCAGTAACTACATAGCAGTGTTATTTTATGCAGGCtacattcatgtattccttgaaTTCTGTAAAGTGTTTGTGTCTGGTGGGGTTGGAAAGAACGGTTCCACGATTGCAGTAAGTTTTCATAAAATTCGTAACTGAATCAGTTACAAACATGTAAAATTCTCGTATGTTCACCACTATAGTATAGTAACGAGATGGTCTTTCACTTTGCTTGCCTATTTAGATCTACTGGATTACTATTACTCGTGTTAAAAAATAGTTTCTGCATTAattaaatttcttctttataaTCTCTATGCACATTACTTtgccatgataaaatatatttatatggAGCGCAGGTTATGAAAAAATACTGCTTaagttttaatgttacttatacTGTGCAATTTCTTTTGTATCAAGGAGGATGGTAGCAAATGGCAATTCCtttggaaatagagtattcatatAAGAATGTTTAAGAGTATTCTAAATTCTCTGtgaaattaaaaatacaatAATCATTTATCTAAAATACGATGGAATGGTTATTCTGCTTTAAAATGTACATGTATCTTTTACAAGTTTCTTATCATATTTTGATAAATACGATAAATAGTTataacattttttattttttagatACTACTTTTAAATGTGCATGGATTGTTTGTTTCTAAAGGAAAGGCCAAAAATAGTTATTTTTAACTGTTCTTTACCACTTTTTTTCTTTGGATGCTTAGTATTCAGTTCAGAACTTACTGTACAGTAATAACACATTTTAATGACAACAGTAATAATatatgtgtgtgcgtgtgtgtccgCGTAGTAATAACATAAATTTTTAGATTTGCAGCAATTCTCATATACTTTAAATGTATAAATCAAACTAATTTATACAGAAATTACTAAAAAAAGATATGGCAAATTTTATTTGATTTAGATGTAATAGTTCTAAAGTGAATCTGCTTTTCATTTGAACATTTAAGTTAACAAATGATATCCTGAAGTTTGTAGTTGAATGGCTTTAATTCTTTCTAAACTAATGCAAATCGCATGACGTACATTTTAATGATTTGAAATTGTTTCAAGAGCAAGAAGTACCGTATGGTACGTAATGAGATATTGTGCCATGGATCAATGTTAAATCAttgttagaaatatatatcttaGTAAACTAATGGAAAGGTTTTTCGTGTCGCTTGCACAGTTGCCATACACTGGCACAGAGGTCAAGGTGTTTCCATTATGGGCTGCTGTGGGCATCGCTATTTTACTTGCACAGAGCAGCATATCCGTCATTCTTGCCGGTGGTGTCGGAAAAAATGGCTCCACCGTCGCAGTAAGTCAGTTCAGATGTAATAGAATCATTGTGTAGTGCACTTTGCATTTTACTTCGGTTTAGGCCCACGTTAAAGAACTAAGTTTTCTTTCTTATACACAGAAGATTATAATATCCAACATATTAATGTGAAATAAGTGTTAGcagattattttttttttaaacatttctaGGATTTACATTACTCAAAAATTAATTATGTGATTATGAGATTACAGTACAGAGAAagattttaatttaatatattcaCATTCACCTGTGTGGGTCTAAATGTTGCAAAAGCATCACACAGAACTGTTTACTGTATTTTCGTTCCCACTCTGGTTAACACCTTTTCCTAAATATCTAAGAGTTTGTACTAGTGTATCATACAAATCTTTCTCCATTTTATACTTTCATCCATTGATTACATATTTCCTTGCACTAAACATAACTTCTAAGAATctgcatgtatatatataacataGATAATACTGCTTATACTGTATTTTGTTCTATTAACTCTTTATTGACTTTAGATCATTTTGCTCATAGTGTGTATAACGTGTTTAGAATCTATCTCTTGGTAAAATGGTTTTAACTTTAAACTTTTTATAGATTTGAAatgtttaaaataatttttattgttgCAAGTAGAGAGGTATTTGTTTAGCATTTGTAAAAGTTTGCTTTTTGTTTTTAAGTATATAGAATGAATGAAGGAAATTATCATAGAGCATTAGAATTGGTAATTCAATTGGTCCATCCTGTACAGCATGTATTTTTGTAATAGCTATGAGAGTTTAACAGTTGTTATGCGTATAATGttacatataaatatacatgcatttaaatttctatatgtttctataatttatatatttgtAATGTATATATGTACACTACTACTTAAAAGTTGGGAACATTGTTCACTACCCTTAACTAACAAGCTTTTTCAAACATATGCAACTAATTAGTAGTTTATTAGAAATATTGCAATAGGGTATTAAAGTATTATATGTATAACATACAAGAAACATTTTAACAGCAATTTACATACTAACATTGGTTTGTGtatacttttttctttttttgatattatttaaaatagaataattaaacaCCAAATGTTAAGTGTTTTATCTATAAAGGTATATTGCCTACCAGCTTCcaaactactactactattttCGATTTAACTACTTTTTCCACATAGTTGTCAATTACAAGTGTCTTCATAATATTAATTCCGTTTCAGGGAACATCAGTTTTATCGCCAATTATTCCATTTAGTTTTGTGGTAGTACCAGCTTTTATAATTTATAGAAAAAGTGCTGAGCACGTGTATGAAAATCATCCCGCATTGTACATACTCGCATTCGGAATGGTTGCGGCTAAAGTTACTAATCGATTAGTGGTATGTATGCCAACAAGGTTTAAATGTTTCAATTGtctaatttaaatttaatattttacatTTCTTGGTAGTAATATTGTTTATCATTGCAGGTTGCGCATATGacgagaaatgaaatgcaatatttagACAGTTCACTGATTGGACCAGCAATGCTCTTCCTGAAtcagtatttcaatttctttATCAAAGAATATTACGTTCTTTGGTTGTGTTTTGTAAGtccttaaaaatattttttatcaattTTATTTACTACAGTAGATCTTCTGTTTTACAAAATAAGAAGAATTTCGATTTTTGATGTAAACAAATATTGTTTGTTGATTAGAAAAATAATTGTTTCCTATTGGTTCGGATATGAATGGCTCTACTGTATTTCGAAGTATTCTATTTTTATATGTCTTATGTTTATTCTGGGTCTTTTTTATAGATTTGGGTTACTCTGGATTTACTCCGGTATAGTGCTCAGATCTGTCATGAAATCTGCGATTACATGAAGATTCAACTGTTTAGGATACCAGCAGATCATCGAACCAGCCAGGTTTCTAATACTACTGAAAAAAATGGTACTAACAGGTCCCAACGTAACAGATTGCAAAAGAAACATCACTAGGATTCACTTGTGATAATGAATGCACTGTatgattcattttatgtgtataaaCGAAAGAGAGCGTTAACAATATAACGATGCATAGAGAAATTtgataaattttgttatatatcGTGACTGTGTGTATATATACAAAGTTCAGAATAGTACAGTTCATTTATTATCACATTTATTTATAATCACCGCTGCATCTGATTAGTATTGAATATAAATAAAAAGGGTCTCATCAACATATTGGTTAAAGATTACTCACTGCTTGCCGTCGATTACAACCGTACAATTATcgacgaaaaagaaaaaaataattatcACGAATGTAGTGATCGTAATTACGATTGAAAATCGGTGAAATAATAGAAAACGTGAAACAGTACAGTTTAAAATTAAAAGAgtgatatataaatatataattattatcaaAGAGTGTAAGGGAAAGAAATGACATAAATTTTAACCCAGATGAGcttcaatttttttctttttttttcgtaatatttattaaaattttctgTATGCCTCCTTAAAGTTAAATTATCATTTTCCAAATGAAAGCGAAATAAATTAACATCTCAACCATAAAGGCTAATCTATAAACAAGTAATACGTTAACGGGGAAATCAGGTATTAAATCAAAAACTTAATTTCGGATCCTTTTAAAGAGCGTACAGACTTATCTGGGTTCCACGTAATTTTATATTGTTGGTGCACGTTCTATAACAGTTTAGTTTGTTCTTGAAAATTTTTGAATCACAAAGAGAATTTTAGAAATATTGAacgaatttaaaaaatattacttttttTCGAAAATTTAATTATAAAACAAAGAAAAAATAAGTTATATGGTTGTTTTTCTTCTCACAGGTTGTGTTTAGCATTATGGAAGTTGTTTTTTCTCTAGTAGCAACATTACAGCCGTGATCTCATAGAATATTTAAACAATTCATTAATTAAGTATGAGATTAGACGAGAGACAATTATTTGTTTTTGAATTTATGAATCTAGTTTACTAATTAACATGTGTATACGTagttatataaatataaatattccaATATTTCTAAAGTcaattataacaaaaaaaaacTATGTATAGTCTAAGTAAATTACCAAAGAGAAAGATAGTTGCTTTGAAGTAGTTTTTTTGTAGTTAACAATTTCAGTTTTTTATGATTGAGGAAGTATAAGGAATTGAAGGAATGTTATTGACTAACGAATTAAAACCATTTTTCGTCTTTAAATCTCTTCTGTTTGTGACAAATAAGGAATTAAATCAATTCATAAatcaatatataataattttgattttaattaatttacataCAGCTCAGGTCTGTGGCCTTAATATGCGCTTacgattgcaattatatataataGTAGTAAAACTATTTTTGAGTTAACAATCAGAAACGAAGTgagcaattttttatttaaaacaattTTACGTGATAAAGATTCTGACATTTATTTAGCGCAGTTCACGTTTCATGGAATTGAAGCCCAtgtaaaaattatttttcattgCTATCAAAGAGCATGATATATTGATTTACTATATAAATAATACCAATCGCGAGAAATAATTAATTCAAAGTAATTGTAATACATATATATGCTACGCGTATAATGTTTTAAAAATTTCTGTTAATTAAATGTCTATTTGAAATGGCGTTGAATGTTCATATTTAATAAGTCCTCAATATGTTATAGCCTTGTACGTGTTACGTAACAAGGAATGCGTAATTTCGAAGACGCAATATGTTTGTTAAAGCATAGTTTATTAGGAAGTCTCTGTAACGATAATAATAATGGTATGTCATTTATAGAAAAGAAGATCTTAAATCTTTGAAAATAGTTTTGAAGAAATGAAGTACTAATATCCTTTCAGTACATtgcattgtaagaagcattagtccaCAAAAATGTACATTTATTTCGTTCGAAACTGTTCGGGGAATAGTTCCTTTAAAAGTTTCCCTTAAAAGCTATTAAAAATTGAATTACCGTGCACGAAGAGAAAAATCGTACAAGAGATTTACCAAGTTTTAAGTAATGTTTAGTTGTGATAGTATTGTTTCATCAGATCGCATTGTTCTACGATATGATGTTATTTCGTTATAGAATGTTCCATTTAGATATACAATATTACAATcatataatttccattaataTTACGAAAGTCTTGGATTTTTACCAGAACGTTTAAGATTATCAGAACGACAATATTTCTACGAGCCTTTTTTGCAAACGTTGCCTGATAAAATACATTAATGTATCTAATGTCCTAATGTACCGTACCTTGGTTTCTGTTCATAAAGTGTAATATACCTTTTCGATAAATAATTTTCCTATCAGACGCTAtctttcatttgtacgtttacATTGGTGAAAGCTTAACGTGTAACGATTATTCAGAATATTTGGAGTTACTTTTCCCGTTTTCCTATCTTCAAATCTAGTCCGTGTTAATCCTACCAGAAAATGGCTTGCAAAGGTGAttctttaaaataaaataatttctaAATCTTACcttttaatttattttcatggattttcaaaattacTAATCTGCATGCTGTATTATCGTATTCGTGATCTTGTTATGCCTGTAACATGTCCTTTGTGATTCGTAGGTTTTATTAacaaattaattatattatttaatcaaagtataaaaaattcaGGTATAGAGTGATCGAAAAAGTATATGCACATTGAAAGCTTGTCTTTATTCTAGTAACAAGATGAATTGTGCCTGAATTTTTAACTTAGTAATAGCTTGCATGTTTCATATCAAATTGTACTATTAACGTTAGCATGTTTATGGAGCTTTTACACGTGTCTTCATTTTATGAAGAGGCACTTATTGCCATTAAGTGCCATTAAATTCCACATactttaattaataatataaaaagaagTCATTTTTACTAACTAATGTCCCATTTAAACCATACATTTTTTGTGCGCAATGCCGAAAATATTACTTTTTGTCGAAACAAAGTATTCTAAAAAATACTagctatttttattaaatatttagaGAATAATTGGTCCCCTTTTAGTTTGTAATTTATGGCTCTTCCTCACTTTAAATCAGAGATTTATATGTTTGTATGATTCAATATCACGAATAGCTTACGAGATACCCATTCTAATAAGAGGTACATACAAATGTAATGAGGTACGTAATACAGCAAGTAGAAAACTAATGGCATGCAACGCATTAGCTTGTTGCTTGATCATAACGTTCTGTCAAATGTTACATTTTGATTTGCACGAATTATAGCTTGTGAAAAGTCAAGAAAAACTTCTGAACACGACCCTTGTttgatatatatacatatatacacgtatacaCAAAAATTCAAGTGTAAAAAATAGAAGGGTTGGGCAAATATACTTTTCTACAGTTTACTATACTGCGCAAAAGTAATCGAAAAGTCTGTTTATCAATTGCTGAACATTATGAGATGTTAATGTAATGTGTGCTCTGTTATAAAAATCGGTAGTTTTATTTAATGTTAGATAGTGTTATAATTGTGTAACTATTTAGAATAACATATTACTCACGTATGTGCGAATAACAAATTAATAGCTAATCAGTTTGAATATTTGATCATTATAAATTTGATGTGTTAAAGAGAAAGGACACATTGTAATATCTCTGATTAAAAAGACACCAAGTACAAAGCGTTAGTGGTTACTCAATATTTGGTTTCCGTTTGTTAACGTTGCGTAGAAGCAAATAATTGATTAATCAAATTTACATTGTAACAACGTATTCGCACATGCTATTATCGTCAATGTTCTTATTCGTTGGTATGCATGAATAGTTCTTGTTCACAGTTCGCATGATGGTGGAACGAGAGCCTCTGTTAGAGGAGGATTATCATCACGGATCTGATACGACCCTCGACCTATGACGGTTGAAAAATTATTCGTCGGTGTAAAGATAATTATTTCTAACTGTAGGGTTGCGCTAAACTCTCTACAACTTATACCATTACTTATttatagaaagaaatcattcaagtcaCGTATTATACACGAGATTCTAACGTAGTATACATGTTTCACTTGTCCTTTAGTCCCACTTAGATCATATTTTTACGGGGAAACTTGGGATACCGTGGGAAGCAAGAAGAATAAATAGTACAATAATAAAACTGCTCTGTTACATAAAAGGAAATAAAAAGAGACCAAATAGAAGAAGGGTCTACTGTAAGATAATATGTTTGAAAATTTCTGAATTCAAATTCCTTTTCTGAATGTAACTCAGTATTAAAGCAGCGAACAATTAAGTGGATGTGTCTAGCTGCAGAAAAAATTGAAAAGCAAGGGGTTAAAGAGAGTTTCGCGTCACCTTTTTAAGCCTCTGGAGTATGGTAGTTTGAAGCCATTCATTAAGCCGCCTATTTGTACCGCATCCTGGTTTCAAAAGTAGAAATGAATTCCTAGATTATTATTTCGAACATTTATACTTTTCTTGTGCTCGGATACTTAAAATGATACGAGAAATAAATTGAGGACGATAGCTTTGACTACAAAGTTATTCCACTCGAATCAGAGGGTGAAACCACTGTACTTCAAAGGGTTAAACGACATAGAAGAAATTTATGTAAGATGAGCTCCAATTTTCTCGATATAGCCGTATCGTTTTGTGTGAGACTGGTCAGTTTAAGAGGCTTCTGTTCGAGAgaacaaataaaaatattattctgTGAAAGTTTTGCAGAAGAAGTCTTGCGAAGTACAATTCTGTTACCAGTGATCGAACAAAAGAAGGCTATAGTTCTTAGATGTAACTAGCGACCACTTCAAACTACAAGAGTACATGTTTAGAgaattttttaaagaaaaataCCTTTAGAGTCGCAGTAAGATTAATATTTTTCTTAACGCGATTATAAATAAGGATCCTTCACGACAGTTAAGATTAGACAGTAGTATGAATACAAGTTTTAACATAATAAACAACGGAACAGTCGGTTATTCTTTGTTAATTCTTGTTTTTGGTACCACGATTTTCTATCGAACTTTTTATAGTGGATAGCGGACTATTTATAGTGTAcctaaacaaaaaaaaacaagtGAGACTCGTTTTTAATTCAAGGCTTAACTCTAAGTTACAGTTATACAGTATTAATTATCGAGAAATGTTACAATAAATGTTACGTTTGAAATATACCATTGAAAATTTTGAGTGTTGTAACTGCGATTAATGTAACTTATGCGAGccaataaaattttaattatcaTTTTGTTAAACATTTTTTGCATGTACGTGGGTAAATTATGCGCGATTTTTATTGACACGGCGTTAAGTAAAGTTTAGAATCGTTTAGAGTGCTTTCTCATGT
Protein-coding sequences here:
- the Bbc gene encoding choline/ethanolaminephosphotransferase 1 bbc isoform X2; this translates as MQFYKEKLLSPGQLKRLSEHKYNCTTNSLLDGLLQPWWNWLVSKVPFWLAPNLITIVGLIVNVLTTLVIIYYSPDARTEAPRWACFLCALGLFIYQSLDAIDGKQARRTGTVSPLGELFDHGCDSISTVFVALSACIAVQLGYYPTWMFFQCFCAMTLFYCAHWQTYVSGSLKFGKVDVTEAQFTIIIIHLISAIFGPKIWMMEIPVLGVGTISNYIAVLFYAGYIHVFLEFCKVFVSGGVGKNGSTIALPYTGTEVKVFPLWAAVGIAILLAQSSISVILAGGVGKNGSTVAGTSVLSPIIPFSFVVVPAFIIYRKSAEHVYENHPALYILAFGMVAAKVTNRLVVAHMTRNEMQYLDSSLIGPAMLFLNQYFNFFIKEYYVLWLCFIWVTLDLLRYSAQICHEICDYMKIQLFRIPADHRTSQVSNTTEKNVRMMVEREPLLEEDYHHGSDTTLDL
- the Bbc gene encoding choline/ethanolaminephosphotransferase 1 bbc isoform X4 codes for the protein MQFYKEKLLSPGQLKRLSEHKYNCTTNSLLDGLLQPWWNWLVSKVPFWLAPNLITIVGLIVNVLTTLVIIYYSPDARTEAPRWACFLCALGLFIYQSLDAIDGKQARRTGTVSPLGELFDHGCDSISTVFVALSACIAVQLGYYPTWMFFQCFCAMTLFYCAHWQTYVSGSLKFGKVDVTEAQFTIIIIHLISAIFGPKIWMMEIPVLGVGTISNYIAVLFYAGYIHVFLEFCKVFVSGGVGKNGSTIAGTSVLSPIIPFSFVVVPAFIIYRKSAEHVYENHPALYILAFGMVAAKVTNRLVVAHMTRNEMQYLDSSLIGPAMLFLNQYFNFFIKEYYVLWLCFIWVTLDLLRYSAQICHEICDYMKIQLFRIPADHRTSQVSNTTEKNVRMMVEREPLLEEDYHHGSDTTLDL
- the Bbc gene encoding choline/ethanolaminephosphotransferase 1 bbc isoform X6, with protein sequence MQFYKEKLLSPGQLKRLSEHKYNCTTNSLLDGLLQPWWNWLVSKVPFWLAPNLITIVGLIVNVLTTLVIIYYSPDARTEAPRWACFLCALGLFIYQSLDAIDGKQARRTGTVSPLGELFDHGCDSISTVFVALSACIAVQLGYYPTWMFFQCFCAMTLFYCAHWQTYVSGSLKFGKVDVTEAQFTIIIIHLISAIFGPKIWMMEIPYIDGFIIKYLIGVFTVFGSLTNLYSIFSVIFTGGVGKNGSTVAIPVLGVGTISNYIAVLFYAGYIHVFLEFCKVFVSGGVGKNGSTIALPYTGTEVKVFPLWAAVGIAILLAQSSISVILAGGVGKNGSTVAGTSVLSPIIPFSFVVVPAFIIYRKSAEHVYENHPALYILAFGMVAAKVTNRLVVAHMTRNEMQYLDSSLIGPAMLFLNQYFNFFIKEYYVLWLCFIWVTLDLLRYSAQICHEICDYMKIQLFRIPADHRTSQVSNTTEKNVRMMVEREPLLEEDYHHGSDTTLDL
- the Bbc gene encoding choline/ethanolaminephosphotransferase 1 bbc isoform X5; the protein is MQFYKEKLLSPGQLKRLSEHKYNCTTNSLLDGLLQPWWNWLVSKVPFWLAPNLITIVGLIVNVLTTLVIIYYSPDARTEAPRWACFLCALGLFIYQSLDAIDGKQARRTGTVSPLGELFDHGCDSISTVFVALSACIAVQLGYYPTWMFFQCFCAMTLFYCAHWQTYVSGSLKFGKVDVTEAQFTIIIIHLISAIFGPKIWMMELPYTGTEVKVFPLWAAVGIAILLAQSSISVILAGGVGKNGSTVAGTSVLSPIIPFSFVVVPAFIIYRKSAEHVYENHPALYILAFGMVAAKVTNRLVVAHMTRNEMQYLDSSLIGPAMLFLNQYFNFFIKEYYVLWLCFIWVTLDLLRYSAQICHEICDYMKIQLFRIPADHRTSQVSNTTEKNVRMMVEREPLLEEDYHHGSDTTLDL